One part of the Ornithodoros turicata isolate Travis chromosome 2, ASM3712646v1, whole genome shotgun sequence genome encodes these proteins:
- the LOC135385880 gene encoding uncharacterized protein LOC135385880 isoform X1 — MAFKGILKLSILGGTLYAAGKSGVFSDSSRTLEQINKSAKNCPQLKQYLDKQVPERAELNSRMVDTWNNGVKYVFKHTLLLPDYTRSGLSWCKKSIEGLMDIERKPTE; from the exons ATGGCGTTTAA GGGCATCCTAAAGTTAAGCATCCTCGGAGGCACACTGTATGCTGCAGGAAAGTCTGGCGTGTTCAGCGACAGTTCTCGTACGCTTGAGCAGATAAACAAGTCTGCGAAAAACTGCCCACAGTTGAAGCAGTACCTCGACAAG CAGGTGCCAGAACGGGCGGAACTAAATTCTAGGATGGTTGACACCTGGAACAACG GTGTGAAATATGTGTTCAAGCACACACTTTTGCTGCCAGACTACACAAGGTCCGGCTTGTCGTGGTGTAAGAAATCCATTGAAGGACTTATGGATATCGAAAGGAAGCCGACAGAATGA
- the LOC135385880 gene encoding uncharacterized protein LOC135385880 isoform X2 has protein sequence MAFKGILKLSILGGTLYAAGKSGVFSDSSRTLEQINKSAKNCPQLKQYLDKVPERAELNSRMVDTWNNGVKYVFKHTLLLPDYTRSGLSWCKKSIEGLMDIERKPTE, from the exons ATGGCGTTTAA GGGCATCCTAAAGTTAAGCATCCTCGGAGGCACACTGTATGCTGCAGGAAAGTCTGGCGTGTTCAGCGACAGTTCTCGTACGCTTGAGCAGATAAACAAGTCTGCGAAAAACTGCCCACAGTTGAAGCAGTACCTCGACAAG GTGCCAGAACGGGCGGAACTAAATTCTAGGATGGTTGACACCTGGAACAACG GTGTGAAATATGTGTTCAAGCACACACTTTTGCTGCCAGACTACACAAGGTCCGGCTTGTCGTGGTGTAAGAAATCCATTGAAGGACTTATGGATATCGAAAGGAAGCCGACAGAATGA